The window CGGCGAGCCTCACAATCGTGTTGGAGATACCCGTCATACTACGCGCCGAACTGAAATCGAGACCAGAGCAAATCATGATAAACCTTCGTTCTCTCAACCTGTTACAATCAGTCATGTCGTTAGCGTTGGGACACTAGTGAAAATTTACATAACTTATACGATAAATTTAAAAACTTTGACAAAAGTTAAAGTCATCAATAAAATAGCTTATCGTTTTGAAATATCATTTCAAAACGGATTCCGGGCGGATAAGGGGCGGTGGAAACAATCCAAATCGGATTTAACTGTGTAAAAAATGGCGGAAAAAAACAATTCCGGCGAGTCCTCCTCGGCCAAAGCCATTGCATACGTCAAAATAGCCAAAGGTCTGCACGGGCTGGGTGAAACGGCCCTTGCGATGGAAGTGTGCGAAAGCGGGATAAAAAAGCTGCCGGAAAGCGCCTCGACCCATATCGCAAAGGCTGAAATACTTATCGCCAGGTTCAACGCCGAGGGGAAGGGCGAACTGGTCAAGACGGCCCTTGTCAGCCTGGAGACAGCCTTAAAGCTCGATCCGCACAATTACCTTGCAAAACTTCTCGCCAGCCAGATATACCTTAAGGCCAAGAAGGTGGGCCGCGCCAAGGAACTTCTCACGGAGATATTGAAGACCTCTCCGGACGACGAGAAAGCAGGCGTCTTGATGGCCATGATCACCGAAAAGGAAAAGGCCGCCGAAGAGGCCCGGCTTGCCGTCGAGCGGGAGGCGGACGAATCCCGCAAAAAGGCCGAACAGGCCGCCGAGGAGGCGAAGAAGGCCGAAAATGAAAAGAAGGCGGAGGAAGAGGCCAGGAAAGCCGAACAGGCCGCCTTGAGCGCTGAAGGGGGCGAAGAAGACGGCGGCGTTGTGGTGGTCGGCGGAAAACAGGTTGGCGATGCGGACGCCAAGATGGGGGACACGAAACCGGAGTCCGTTCAATGGGTGCTCGACGACAAGGTGGTGATCGGCGCCC of the Nitrospinota bacterium genome contains:
- a CDS encoding tetratricopeptide repeat protein, whose translation is MAEKNNSGESSSAKAIAYVKIAKGLHGLGETALAMEVCESGIKKLPESASTHIAKAEILIARFNAEGKGELVKTALVSLETALKLDPHNYLAKLLASQIYLKAKKVGRAKELLTEILKTSPDDEKAGVLMAMITEKEKAAEEARLAVEREADESRKKAEQAAEEAKKAENEKKAEEEARKAEQAALSAEGGEEDGGVVVVGGKQVGDADAKMGDTKPESVQWVLDDKVVIGAQEESDDEMAHENLSAKLTLFSRLDGLLGIFLLDKNGQPFKVLNKAKLNENVFPSLVFNILKASMNGVRRSGLGSFQRGTLVTPIGTIIVANVFYATLAVVVGEDANMTVVETRIQRYLSEVA